GGTATGCCCATGCGCGCTGACCCCCAGAATGTGTTTCAGCTGGCTGGTTGCGATCAGGATGCCCGAGGCGGTGATGAAGCCCGCGATCACCGGATGGCTGAGAAAGTTGGCCAGAAAACCCAGCCGGAACACGCCCAGCAGAACAAGAAAGCCGCCCGACAGGAAGGCCAGCGTCAGCGCCGCAACCGCATAGCCGGCTGTGCCCTGCTCGGCCACCTGCCCCACGGCCGATGCGGTCAGCAGCGACACCACCGCCACCGGACCCACCGCCAGCGCCCGGCTGGTGCCGAAGATCGCATAGAGGATGATCGGCACGATCGAGGCATAGATCCCCGCCTCGGGCGGCAGCCCCGCCAGCAGCGCATAGGCCAGCGATTGCGGGATCAGCATGATCGTCACGATCACCGCCGCGACCAGGTCATTCGACAGCGCATTGCGGTCGTATCGGCGACCCCAATCAAGAATCGGGAAGTAATTCAGTAGGCTCTGCATGGGTCCATGTCCTGAAAAGGCGGCGGTCAGAGCGAGGAGGCTCTGACCGCCAGATCATGGCCTGACATCCGGGAGAGACAGGCCAGAACTTGCGCCGGTGTCACCGGCGTCGGTTTCGAGGAGGTCAGGTTTCTTATTCGGCTGCCACCTTCAGTGCCTCGGGCTTGGCCATCCATTCCTTGCCCTTCAGCATCGCCGACCAATAGACCGGCGGCAGCAGCTTTTCTTTCAGGAACCAGGCCGCGCGGCTGGGTCTGGTGCCGTCGATCAGGAATTTCGGAAAACTGGGCTTCAGGACACCGCCATACCCGAATTCGGCCAGCACGATCTTGCCGCGTTCCACCGTCAAAGGGCACGAGCCATAGCCGTCATAAGCAGCGACCGGCGAGCGCCCTTCGATATCCGCCACGATGTTGTCGGCCACGGTCGGCGCCTGCTTGCGCGCGGCGGCCGCGGTTTTCGCGTTCGGGGCGTTCATCACATCGCCCAGCGACCAGATGTTGTCATAGCTCTTGTGCCGCAGCGTCGTCTGATCGACATCGACCCACCCCGCCGTATCCGCCAGCGGCGAGACCCGGACGAAGTCCGGCGCCACCTGCGGCGGGCAGACATGCATCATGTCGAACTCGACCGTCACCTGCTCGGGCTCGGCGTCGGGCTTGGTCACCCGGAGCGTGGCAGTTTTCGCGGGCCCGTCCACCGAAACCAGATTGTGGAAGAAGTTCAGCGTGGCGTCGTACTTCTTGACGTAGTCCATCAGCGCCGGGACATAGTCCTTGACCCCGAACAGCACGCCACCCGCGTTCATGAACTGGATGTCGACATCCTTCAGAACGCCCCGCCGAACCCACGCATCGCCCGACAGATACATCGCCTTCTGCGGCGCGCCGGCGCATTTGATCGGCATCGGCGGCTGGGTGAACAGCGCCCGGCCTTCCTTCAGGTCCTGGACAAGCTGCCAGGTATAAGGTGCCAGGTCATAGCGATAATTCGAGGTCACGCCGTTGCGGCCC
This DNA window, taken from Ruegeria sp. YS9, encodes the following:
- a CDS encoding TIGR01244 family sulfur transferase, with translation MEIRKISDALSVSPQITPDDLAAIKAAGFRAIICNRPDGEGADQPSFDEIEAAARKHGLEARYVPVQSGMVKDDDAQAFGGALTELPGPVLAYCRTGTRSATLWSLHEAAQGRPLPEILAATKSAGYDMSGVARRIANGGKTPTDTGDASFDVVIVGGGAGGIATAASLHARKSDLSIAIIDPSDVHYYQPGWTLVGGGVFTPEQTAKTMGSLIPRGVKWIKAAVAAFEPQNNAVILDGCRVVKYDRLVVSPGLKLDWGAVEGLEETLGRNGVTSNYRYDLAPYTWQLVQDLKEGRALFTQPPMPIKCAGAPQKAMYLSGDAWVRRGVLKDVDIQFMNAGGVLFGVKDYVPALMDYVKKYDATLNFFHNLVSVDGPAKTATLRVTKPDAEPEQVTVEFDMMHVCPPQVAPDFVRVSPLADTAGWVDVDQTTLRHKSYDNIWSLGDVMNAPNAKTAAAARKQAPTVADNIVADIEGRSPVAAYDGYGSCPLTVERGKIVLAEFGYGGVLKPSFPKFLIDGTRPSRAAWFLKEKLLPPVYWSAMLKGKEWMAKPEALKVAAE